AAAATTCGAGGATGATTACCCAGCCATGCTTGTAATGGTTCTCGCACCGTAGGATTGCGATGTAACGGTAATAGCAAAGCCGTATCGGGAATTTTATCCAGTATTTGCAAAAACCCTTGAGCAATATCCTGTAATGGTTCGCCCCAATTCTCACGACGGTGAACTGTTGCCAGCAAAACCCGGTACTGAGACCATTCCAATCCCGGTACACAACAAGCAGGTTCCCGTGCAGCAACACTCAACAGTGCATCAATCACCGTGTTACCAGTCAAATGAACTTCACCCAAAACACCAGAACGTTCCAGATTTTCCACAGCTAAGGGAGTTGGAGCAAAATGCAGTTGAGTGAGTTGTGAAATCAACCGACGATTCGCTTCTTCTGGATAAGGATTGAGCAAGTCATCCGTTCGTAACCCAGCTTCCACATGACCCACAGGAATTTTTTGATAAAATGCTGCTAAAGTTGCTGCAAAAGCAGTTGTTGTGTCTCCCTGCACAATCGTTAAATCAGGCTTATTTTGTTGGAATAATTCTTCCAAACCCCTCAAGCTGCGGCAAGTTATGTCACTGAGAGTCTGCTTTGGCTGCATAATCTCCAGATCGTCATTTGCTTTGAGGTCGAACAGCTGCATAACCTGTTCCACCATCTCGCGATGCTGTCCGGTGAGAATGACTTTAGTATCAACAGTTGACGAGCTTTGAAAAACCTGAATCACCGGAGCTAGCTTAATTGCTTCCGGACGAGTGCCTAATATAATGTGAATCTGTTTTTTTGTCATTTGTCATTTGTCATTTGTCATTTGTCATTTGTCATTGGTCAATAGTAATGTAGGGTGGGCAATGCCCACCACATATCTGTTGGTGGGCATTGCCCACCCTACGGGTATTTCAAAAATTAAGTATATTCATATAATTATTCTTATTAAGATGAAATCTAGTCACGCACGCCTCTATAAATAAGTTTCCATAAAACAAAACGGGCGTTCTGCCTGTTCCGCAGGAAGAAAATAAAAATAATCAGTGACCAGTGACAAATGACCAATGACAAAACATGAAAAAACCCGGTTGAACCGGGCAGGTGTACTGTTGTCGAATTGAGTTGCGGTAATTACATTTTGATTTCACAGGTTAACGGGCAGGAAGCATAAATGCTAGTAGCTTGGATATTCTCAGCTTCTCCATGCAGCCAACTTAACCACTGCACTTCTTTAGGATGAACGCCTTTGAAAGTGAGAACCCCAGCTGCCAACACCACAGCCATCACATTAAACATAATTAAACCGCCTGCAACAAGCAAAACTGCACTAACAGGCATTACCGATTGCAACACAATTGACAACAGACATCCGATCGTAGCCATCAAAACAACTAGAGGAAAACCGACAACCAACAAACACACTGCCAGTGTAAAAGTCCATATCAAAAAACTTTTAACTATTAGTAAAGAATAAGTCTTTCCTAAATCAGATGTCTGAGACAAAGCCATAACTCTATTCTCCAAAATCAAGACAGAAATTTGAATTTGTGAAAATCTCGCTCTCGTTAGCAGCGGGATCAACAATTAGAAGTCCAGTATATAAAAACCAATTGGGAAAATGAGCATTTATTTAATAAACTTTACAGTTAATCTTTCGCAATTATGGAACTCTCTTTGATTAAGCAGTTGGTGGAAAACTCCTCCATATCATCTATCTCTCGATAGAGAGGTAATTGAGTATCGATCTTTAAGGTTTATTTCAGGTCCTGTGTTTCCAATCTGCTTAATATTTCTTATTAAAATAAACAATGTTTCTCATAATTTATAGCTGGTGTTGAATGAATTATGAGTAGTGGTTTTACGGATAACACAGTTTTGAACATAAAGAGCAGAAAAATTTTTCTCATATAAGTGTAAAGTTTTCTTAAAATACAAATGTATTTAAAATTACATTAAAAACTCAATGTCATTACTGAGTATATTTGGCGTAAACTGTGTAATAAATGAGATGCAGTCCAGTTAAACAGTTTCTCAAACTAATAGAGAACATACCTAAGTTAGAAAAAATGATACAAGTTAAACAATAAAGTGAAATCGGTCAGAGAAATTGCTGTTATGCGCCATTTTTTGAACAAGTCAGCAAATAGATAGACCAAACAAGATAGTTGCATCTATCAAAAGTTAAACAAAAGTTAAACTTTTGTTATGAATTTCTAGCAAATCAATACGCGCCTTATTTGTAAACAGATATGACAGAATCACAGCGTCCATTGAATCCCGCAGCAAATTCAACTCGTGGTGTTCCCCCATTACCACCACCACCACCTGCGATGAGTACGATGCGTCAGTCAACACAGACTTTAGAATTACCAGTAGATAGGCATCCCAACCGTACTGCGACAACAAACTCCGCCGCCTCTGCACCACCACCGCCTACAGCTGCTCCATCGGCTCATCGTCCCGGAACACCACCACCAATGGCTACTTCCTCTCGTCCTAAAAATAATAATTCGGGACTGACTCTGGCACAGATTATACAAGAAGCTTTCGATAAGGGGTATTCTGACATTCACTTGGGCGTGGGTGAAGTACCTCGTTTCCGAAACCGAGGAGAAATGCAGCCAACAGATTATCCCGAAACCGATAAACCGACGTTTATGGAGTGGATGCGGGAGATCATGACTGATGCGGAAATTCATCGCTTTGAAGAACAACTTGAATTTGACGGGGCTACTCAGTACGAATTTGCTAGGGTGCGGATTAATATTTTTGACTCCCTCAAAGGCTATGCGATGGTACTGCGCCTAATTCCTTTGAAAATATTGACAATGGAACAGTTAAGGCTACCTACTGTTTTCAAGGATATATGCCACTATCACAAAGGTTTGATTCTAGTTACAGGTCCCACAGGTTCTGGTAAGTCAACTACAATGGCAGCAATGATTGACTATATCAATTCAGAAACGGCCAAACATATCATTACCATTGAAGACCCGATTGAATTTGTTCACAGAAGTAAAAAGTCTTTGATCAAACAACGGGAAGTGGGAATGCATACCCGAAAATTTGATAACGCATTAAAAGCAGCTTTGCGGGAAGACCCAGATTTGATTCTGGTGGGTGAAATGCGGGATAAAGAAACAGTGAACACAGCTTTGAAAGCCGCACAAACAGGTCACTTGGTTATGGGAACGCTGCACACTAATAGCGCTGTGAAAACTATTGAACGTATTCTCAATCTCTACAATGGAGATGAACAAGATGCGATGCGGGTTGCACTTGCCGAGTCTTTAGTGGCAGTAATTGCTCAAGGTTTGTGCCGTACCACTGATGGTAAGCGTGCTGCCTTCCACGATGTTCTCATCAATACTGATGCTGTGAAAGACTGGGTTAAAGAAGGGAAGTATGATGCAATTACAGAGTTGATGAAGCAAGCAAGTTTTGATGGCATGGTTACCATGAACCAGTCCCTGCTTAATCTTTACTCTGAAGGTCGCATTACGGAAGAAACTGCCCTAGAAATGTCACCAACACCAAACGAAATGGCTCAATTCCTCCGTGGTAGAGTTTAAAAAAAGGGAATAGGGAGTAGGGAATAGGGAGTAGGGATTGCTGCTGTCTTCCCCCACTCCCCATTCCCCACTCACCACTCCCTTTTTCACACCCTTGACTTCAGACAAACCAACTTACCCCACCCTGTTTAAAGGTATTGCGCTGTTTACTCCGGGAGGAGATTTAATTTATTGCATCGACCCTAGCAAACAAGGTCGATGGCATTTGCATTTGTGCGCTACTTTGCAGGAAATTTTGGATTTACCAGAACCTCCGCATTTCTTAGTGCCTTGTTATACAGCGACGGTTGATCGCTGGTTAGATCCGCGCACTCAGAAAATACAAGTTTTTGCCGAAGCTTACCCAACAGTGATGCAGCATCAAGCCGTACTAAATGCTATTTTTAGTACGGGAGAACTGGCGTGGCAACCGACTCCTTGGGCAGAAGGGTTGTGCGATCGCATGGTTTTGTCAGCGTATCGTTCCACATTTCCTCAGCTTTGGGAAGATCACGACTTAGTTGTGCGCCTAGAGCTTTCCGATCCAGTCCCTTCCTACTATCAACCAGTCGTCTCCGCCGAAAAACAATCAAAGACACAAGGCTACGTCCTCCGCCTGTTTGTAGCTGGACACAGTGCAGCAACAGAGCGCATTTTGCAAAATTTACACGAACTTTTAGAACAATATCTGGGCTATCCCTACACCTTAAAAGTTATTGATGTTTTAACGAATCCAGAACAAGCAGAAGCGGATCAAGTTTCTGCAACTCCCACCCTCGTCAAAGTTTGGCCTCAGCCCATTCGCCGGATCGCTGGAGATTTGGATAATGTAGAAAAAATCTTACAAATGTTAGGCACTGTAGAAAATTTTTAGGTTCTAATTGGGAGGGGAAAAAGAGAATACTCCTCCTCGACCTAACAGGCAAGTTATAACCAATTGCCAATAAGAATAAATGGTGCGGAATCACGCACAAACCAGGCAAAGGTTGGATGGGTACGATCAAAAAGGAGGTCGTGAGCGAGTTGAGGTAATAATCCCTCATAACTGTTAAGAAAAAGAGTCAAACCAAGAGTAAGATTCAAAGTGCAAGTTATAAAACTTCAGTAATTCTCAGTCAGTCACTTAGCAAGCAGCAGAGTTTAATCAATTTGTTTTCATGTGCTCGAACTTTCCACTCTCATTAATCACACAATCATTTTAAGTACTTTTGCAATCCAGCTAGGGCATAGCTGAAGTTTGCACCTTTTAAGTTAGCACCAGTAAAATCAGCGCTTCTGAAAGCGATCGCTCTGTACATAAGGGTGAATCGTTTTTCTAAGCTTCATCATTTGTACTAGTTACCATTGCCACCAAGATTCCTAAAATTTTATCTACAGGTGGAAACAAATATATGGTAGGATCAATGGTGACTGCATTATTTGTTAGACTCAAAAAAGTCCACTGTGTTGCTGTGGTAACTACACCAAAAACTTGTTGCATATCTTTATTAAACTTATTGGCAGCCACCATTTCAGCAATACATTGAGGTAAGCCTAAAGCTAGATCTGACTTTTTGGCTTCAACTACGGTTATTACGGGTTTAACGATTGTAATACTTATCGGACTTTTTGATATTAAGAAGTCGCACACACCGTTTAAACCATTTGATTTGTCTACATTAAACGTTTCTCCTGAAAATACGTTAATAGGGGTACTGGAAATTTCTTGCAGTTCTGTTAATATGGGACTGATGACTCGTTCGCTTTTTTCTTTTTCACTTCTCAATTCTAGAACAACTCTTGTTGCGTTTCTTCTGAGAATTTCATTAAGTAAATTGCTGGGTTGTATTGGGGGAGCATCTGAAAATAACTGTGGTGTTTCTTGAATTAACTTTAGATGAAATTGATTGATTACATTGGGTAAATCGTTGAAGTCTGAGTAAGCCATAATTTTTGTTTGATTCTGAAGAGTATTTTTGGTTTACTGAACGTATATAGCATTCCTATTTCCTATTTTAATCGAACTTAGGCAAAGCCCCTTTGGACAAATATAGCGCTTTTCAATTGGGTGCAATACATAAAAAAGTTATGGAACCGCAGCCTGTAGCAGCCCGTGGCAGATAAATCTGTACTTCATTCTAGTAAGAATTACCGCCAGTTGCTTTTCCCCTGGCGTTGGTAGTAATGCTGCTACCGTGACGCAGTATTAAGTTACGCGATCGCACTCTAATATTACCCTGACCGCCTGTAGTATCGGAACTGAGAGTTGCCCCATTGTCTGAGCAACTGCCCGTAACCTTCGTAGCCCGATATCCATTGTCCCACTGGCTCTCGCTGCAAAATGCTTTCTGTATTATCCAGTAGCAATAAACACCGACGTGACCGCAGATATTGCATCAGTTTGGAGATTTGTCATGTTATCAAATAGCGCTAAAACGTAGTAAATCTTGGTCAATCGTAGTAAAACTGTATTCATAACCGTCAGAGCGGTGAATTAGTTTAATGTAGTGTCGATCTACAGCAATCCGATGATCGCTAATTAGCACTTCTACCCCTTTTTGAGTTGGAGTTTTAATTCTAGCTCGATAAATTCCCGCTTTAATGTGTTTCCGATCTTTCAGCAAATTGCAAATCACATAGTCACCAGCTGTCGCATGAGTATATTTCTGATTTTTGGCTACTAGCTTAACTTCTTTTTTACCAGTAATGGGATTCTTTTTAATGCTGGCTATGGCGGGAAAGCCTTTAGCATTCATTCTTTGTACTTGTCTTGTACCGTGTCCTTTGCAAGTAACGCAGAATAAACAGTTCTACGCTCTCGTCATGGTGAAGTCAATAAATCGAATGACTCCGATTTATTACGAATTGCTCCGTTTTGTGTACTTCTCGAGCGAGCGTGGTGCGAATGATGGGATCTTCCCCATAAAGCGGCATGAGAAACTTCAATTTCTTCCATCAATAACTAACGGTGTGTTTACTCTAACGCTGAACAATGGTGAAGTACTTAATGGGGAAGCATTGCTGATTGCAACTGGGCGCACACCGAATACTCAGGCATTAAATACTGCGGTGACAGGCGTTGAATTAGATGCACAAGGATTTGTTAAAATCGACGATTGGTTTCAAACGACTCATTCTGGAATTTATGCGATCGGAGACGTTGCCAAGCAGCCTGCTTTTACCCATGTTTCTTGGGAAGACTATCGTCGCTTGAAAGCCATTCTTTGTGGCGAACACCGGACACGCAACGATCGGGTGTTAGGCTATGCCGTTTACACTGAGCCGCAAGTGGGTCGGGTAGGGATGACGCTAGAGCAGGCTCACAAACAGGGCATTACTGCCCGCGAAGTCACTCTGCCAATGGCTCACATCGCCCGTAGCATTGAGTGGGGGCACGATTTGGGTTTCTACCGCATGGTCATCAACACACACACAAATTTGATTTTAGGAGCAACGCTGGTTGGGTACGAAACGGCTGAACTCGTGCATGTCTTTTTGTCACTTATGGAAGCTAAAACAACATGGCAGGTACTCGAACAATCGGTTCACATTCACCCAACTTACGGTGAGGCATTACCTAGTCTCGCAAGACTACTTGTTGGAGATGATATGCCAACCTGTCCTAATATGTAAGAAAGAAGTAACCCATAACTACTAACTTGAGTATGGGCGATCGTGCCGAAATATCCGCAAG
This genomic interval from Scytonema hofmannii PCC 7110 contains the following:
- the wecB gene encoding non-hydrolyzing UDP-N-acetylglucosamine 2-epimerase codes for the protein MTKKQIHIILGTRPEAIKLAPVIQVFQSSSTVDTKVILTGQHREMVEQVMQLFDLKANDDLEIMQPKQTLSDITCRSLRGLEELFQQNKPDLTIVQGDTTTAFAATLAAFYQKIPVGHVEAGLRTDDLLNPYPEEANRRLISQLTQLHFAPTPLAVENLERSGVLGEVHLTGNTVIDALLSVAAREPACCVPGLEWSQYRVLLATVHRRENWGEPLQDIAQGFLQILDKIPDTALLLPLHRNPTVREPLQAWLGNHPRIFLTEPLDYAELVGAIMRSHLVLTDSGGLQEEAPSLGKPVLVLRETTERPEAVTAGTAKLVGTASENICANAVELLTNLTAYETMANAINPFGDGQASKRILQIVQDYFGIST
- a CDS encoding type IV pilus twitching motility protein PilT; protein product: MTESQRPLNPAANSTRGVPPLPPPPPAMSTMRQSTQTLELPVDRHPNRTATTNSAASAPPPPTAAPSAHRPGTPPPMATSSRPKNNNSGLTLAQIIQEAFDKGYSDIHLGVGEVPRFRNRGEMQPTDYPETDKPTFMEWMREIMTDAEIHRFEEQLEFDGATQYEFARVRINIFDSLKGYAMVLRLIPLKILTMEQLRLPTVFKDICHYHKGLILVTGPTGSGKSTTMAAMIDYINSETAKHIITIEDPIEFVHRSKKSLIKQREVGMHTRKFDNALKAALREDPDLILVGEMRDKETVNTALKAAQTGHLVMGTLHTNSAVKTIERILNLYNGDEQDAMRVALAESLVAVIAQGLCRTTDGKRAAFHDVLINTDAVKDWVKEGKYDAITELMKQASFDGMVTMNQSLLNLYSEGRITEETALEMSPTPNEMAQFLRGRV
- a CDS encoding circadian clock KaiB family protein; protein product: MTSDKPTYPTLFKGIALFTPGGDLIYCIDPSKQGRWHLHLCATLQEILDLPEPPHFLVPCYTATVDRWLDPRTQKIQVFAEAYPTVMQHQAVLNAIFSTGELAWQPTPWAEGLCDRMVLSAYRSTFPQLWEDHDLVVRLELSDPVPSYYQPVVSAEKQSKTQGYVLRLFVAGHSAATERILQNLHELLEQYLGYPYTLKVIDVLTNPEQAEADQVSATPTLVKVWPQPIRRIAGDLDNVEKILQMLGTVENF
- a CDS encoding pentapeptide repeat-containing protein yields the protein MYRAIAFRSADFTGANLKGANFSYALAGLQKYLK
- a CDS encoding FAD-dependent oxidoreductase translates to MTPIYYELLRFVYFSSERGANDGIFPIKRHEKLQFLPSITNGVFTLTLNNGEVLNGEALLIATGRTPNTQALNTAVTGVELDAQGFVKIDDWFQTTHSGIYAIGDVAKQPAFTHVSWEDYRRLKAILCGEHRTRNDRVLGYAVYTEPQVGRVGMTLEQAHKQGITAREVTLPMAHIARSIEWGHDLGFYRMVINTHTNLILGATLVGYETAELVHVFLSLMEAKTTWQVLEQSVHIHPTYGEALPSLARLLVGDDMPTCPNM